In [Leptolyngbya] sp. PCC 7376, a genomic segment contains:
- a CDS encoding carbonic anhydrase, translating to MNDKSNSVGRRDILKIGSIGAISLAATAGNIFSRPKRAEAAGLSAIAPDILSPDTALQALLEGNQRFVNHQLKYPDQTQARMKEVAQGQKPFATVLSCADSRVLPEILFDQGIGDIFDVRIAGNIATPEALGSIEYAVELLESPILMVLGHERCGAVTAAVQNEPLPGDIGTFVEAILPALKSIKGKSADAVNKAVVENVRYQIEQLQRSPLLTARLESEQLKIVGARYDLDTGLVTLIT from the coding sequence ATGAATGATAAAAGTAACTCGGTTGGTCGCCGCGACATTCTAAAAATCGGTTCGATTGGCGCAATTAGTTTAGCGGCAACAGCAGGAAATATATTTAGTCGTCCAAAGCGGGCTGAAGCAGCCGGATTGTCAGCGATCGCCCCTGATATCCTTTCCCCAGATACAGCATTGCAAGCATTGTTGGAGGGGAATCAGCGATTTGTGAATCATCAACTGAAGTATCCAGATCAAACACAAGCCCGCATGAAAGAGGTTGCGCAAGGTCAAAAACCATTTGCGACAGTTTTAAGTTGTGCAGATTCGCGAGTGTTGCCTGAGATTTTGTTTGATCAGGGTATTGGCGATATTTTTGATGTACGGATCGCAGGTAATATCGCGACTCCTGAGGCACTCGGTAGTATCGAATATGCAGTGGAATTGCTGGAGTCACCCATCCTAATGGTGTTGGGGCATGAGCGCTGTGGAGCTGTCACGGCGGCAGTGCAAAATGAGCCCTTACCGGGAGATATCGGCACTTTTGTAGAGGCGATTTTACCGGCACTCAAAAGTATCAAAGGCAAATCTGCGGATGCCGTCAATAAAGCCGTAGTCGAAAATGTACGCTACCAAATCGAACAGTTGCAGCGATCGCCTCTTTTAACGGCACGCTTAGAATCGGAGCAATTAAAAATCGTGGGTGCTCGCTATGACTTAGATACAGGATTGGTCACTCTGATCACCTAA
- a CDS encoding P-II family nitrogen regulator has product MHLVKKIEIIANSFELDKILNNLDTSGVHGHAVIRNVIGKGLRGNVEDLDMTMLDNVYIIAFCTPEQVKDVVGNIRPLLNKLGGTCYISDVMEVSSVKCVSSI; this is encoded by the coding sequence ATGCACCTTGTGAAAAAGATAGAAATTATTGCTAATTCTTTTGAGCTGGACAAGATTTTAAATAACTTAGATACATCAGGTGTACATGGTCATGCAGTGATTCGCAATGTGATTGGGAAAGGATTACGAGGTAATGTTGAAGATTTAGATATGACAATGCTCGATAACGTCTACATTATTGCTTTCTGCACACCAGAACAGGTAAAAGATGTTGTCGGAAACATTCGTCCATTGCTAAATAAACTGGGAGGAACTTGTTATATTTCCGATGTAATGGAAGTGAGTTCTGTGAAGTGTGTATCGTCTATCTAA
- a CDS encoding sodium-dependent bicarbonate transport family permease — translation MDANLIVSNILNPPVLFFFLGMAAVFVKSDLEIPPPIPKLFSLYLLLAIGFKGGVELVKSGVTQEVVLTLLAAMLMACIVPLYTYFILKIKLETYDAAAIAATYGSISAVTFITAGAFLTELGIAYDGYMVAALALMESPAIIVGLILVNLFTVDEKREFSWSEVLQEAFLNSSVFLLVGSLIIGVLTGEHGWELLSPFTQKMFYGVLTFFLLDMGLVAAKRIKDLQKTGVFLVSFAILIPIVNAAIGLVISKLINMPQGDALLFAVLCASASYIAVPAAMRMTVPEANPSLYVSTALAVTFPFNIIVGIPLYLYGINLLWR, via the coding sequence ATGGATGCAAATTTAATCGTTTCTAATATTTTAAACCCTCCAGTCCTATTCTTTTTTCTAGGTATGGCAGCGGTTTTTGTCAAATCTGATCTGGAAATTCCACCACCAATTCCAAAACTATTTTCACTGTATTTGTTACTCGCGATTGGTTTTAAGGGAGGGGTCGAATTAGTTAAAAGTGGCGTCACACAGGAAGTTGTCTTAACGCTTTTAGCCGCAATGCTAATGGCATGTATTGTGCCTCTATATACCTACTTCATTTTAAAGATCAAATTGGAGACCTATGATGCGGCGGCGATCGCCGCGACTTATGGTTCTATCAGTGCCGTAACGTTTATCACAGCTGGTGCATTCTTGACAGAGTTAGGGATTGCTTATGATGGCTATATGGTAGCCGCGCTAGCCTTAATGGAATCACCTGCCATTATTGTCGGATTAATCCTCGTTAATCTATTCACTGTTGATGAAAAGCGTGAGTTTTCATGGAGTGAAGTATTGCAAGAAGCATTTCTCAATAGCTCCGTATTTCTATTGGTTGGTAGCCTAATAATTGGCGTATTAACTGGAGAGCACGGTTGGGAATTACTATCACCGTTTACTCAAAAAATGTTCTATGGCGTCTTGACTTTCTTCCTATTAGATATGGGCCTTGTCGCTGCGAAAAGGATTAAAGACTTACAAAAAACCGGTGTTTTTCTTGTTTCATTTGCAATCCTAATTCCGATTGTTAATGCAGCTATTGGATTAGTCATTTCAAAATTAATTAATATGCCCCAGGGAGATGCACTTTTGTTTGCTGTTTTGTGTGCTAGTGCTTCCTATATTGCTGTCCCAGCGGCAATGCGTATGACTGTACCAGAAGCAAATCCGAGTTTATATGTCTCAACTGCTCTTGCCGTGACATTTCCATTCAATATCATTGTCGGCATTCCGCTATATCTGTACGGAATCAACCTTTTGTGGAGGTAA
- a CDS encoding Uma2 family endonuclease translates to MMTFTLDFTSVVKIDDEQFAQICKNNPDVQFERSAAGELIIMPPVGVESGNREMDLMGQLWNWNRSKQLGKVFSSSTCFKLPNGALKSPDAAWVELSKWQNLDLQERKKFACLCPDFVIELRSESDSLRTLQNKMTEYIENGVKLGWLIDPQKEEVTVYQVDKEPEVLVKPQSINGDDILPDFVCTLDFLW, encoded by the coding sequence ATGATGACCTTTACCCTTGATTTCACTTCTGTAGTGAAGATTGATGACGAACAATTTGCGCAGATTTGCAAGAATAATCCGGATGTTCAGTTTGAGCGTAGCGCAGCAGGAGAACTAATTATCATGCCTCCAGTTGGCGTAGAAAGCGGAAATCGAGAGATGGATCTGATGGGTCAACTCTGGAATTGGAATCGTAGTAAGCAGTTAGGTAAAGTTTTTAGCTCCTCAACTTGTTTCAAATTGCCAAATGGTGCCTTAAAATCTCCCGATGCGGCATGGGTTGAATTGTCAAAATGGCAGAATCTTGACCTACAAGAACGGAAAAAATTTGCGTGTCTCTGCCCAGACTTTGTGATTGAATTACGCTCGGAAAGCGATTCTCTCCGAACTCTACAAAACAAAATGACAGAGTATATCGAGAATGGAGTAAAGCTCGGTTGGCTTATTGATCCTCAGAAAGAAGAAGTGACAGTTTATCAAGTTGATAAAGAGCCAGAAGTTCTCGTAAAGCCTCAATCCATCAATGGTGATGATATTTTGCCTGATTTCGTTTGTACGCTAGATTTTCTCTGGTAA
- a CDS encoding Uma2 family endonuclease gives MVATPVQLSLDSFLASDYIETSPAWEYLNNAAVQKPMPKFRHSILQKRLLFALTAIEPQYLALPELRCTFGDRSIVPDITVIAFENIQLDDYGEPEDNFTKAPDWSLEILSPNQNVHRVVDNLLHCLKFGTQLGWLIDPGDRSILVFKPNQEPSIFRDEQLLPILPEITLELTPQTIFQWLTLGQKQ, from the coding sequence GTGGTTGCAACACCTGTGCAATTGTCTCTGGATTCCTTTCTCGCTAGCGACTATATCGAGACTTCTCCTGCATGGGAATATCTCAACAATGCAGCGGTACAAAAACCAATGCCTAAATTTCGCCATTCTATTCTGCAAAAGCGATTATTGTTCGCGTTGACTGCAATTGAACCTCAATACTTAGCTCTACCAGAATTACGTTGTACTTTTGGCGATCGCTCCATTGTTCCGGACATTACAGTTATTGCCTTCGAAAATATCCAATTAGATGATTACGGAGAGCCAGAGGATAATTTCACTAAGGCTCCAGACTGGTCTCTTGAAATTCTTTCGCCCAATCAAAATGTTCATCGAGTTGTAGATAACCTCTTACATTGCCTCAAGTTTGGGACACAGCTCGGTTGGCTAATTGATCCTGGTGATCGCTCCATCCTAGTTTTTAAACCCAATCAAGAACCCAGCATTTTTCGAGACGAGCAATTATTACCAATACTGCCAGAAATCACTTTAGAATTAACGCCCCAAACTATTTTTCAATGGTTAACGCTTGGTCAGAAACAATAG
- the acs gene encoding acetate--CoA ligase, with protein MSETNIESILQENRTFDPPTAFSEQAHIKSLDQYKELYEKAKNDPEAFWGELAEQELEWFEPWDKVLDWQPPFAKWFVGGKLNISHNCLDRHLKTWRKNKAALIWEGEPGDSRTLTYAQLHREVCQFANAMKKLGVQKGDRIGIYMPMIPEAVVALLACARIGAPHTVIFGGFSAEALRSRLEDAEAKLVITADGGFRKDKVVSLKPQVDAAISGDHAPSVENVLVVQRTKEDVEMVDGRDHWWHEMQKEVSADCPAEPMDAEDMLFILYTSGTTGKPKGVVHTTGGYNLYTHMTSQWIFDLKDDDVYWCGADVGWITGHSYITYGPLSNGATAVMYEGAPRASNPGCFWEVIEKYGVTIFYTAPTAIRAFIKMGEDIPNKYDMSSLRLLGTVGEPINPEAWIWYNRVIGGEKCPIVDTWWQTETGGVMLTPLPGATPTKPGSATLPFPGIVADVVDLDGNPVGANEGGYLVVKQPWPGMMRTVYGNPERFRTTYWEHIAPKDGNYLYFAGDGARCDEDGYFWVMGRVDDVMNVSGHRLGTMEVESALVSHPAVAEAAVVGKPDPIKGQEVFAFVTLEGTQTASDELEKELKAHVVKEIGVIARPGEIRFTDVMPKTRSGKIMRRLLRNLAAGEEIAGDTSTLEDRTVLEKLRG; from the coding sequence ATGTCTGAAACTAATATCGAATCGATTTTGCAGGAGAATCGCACCTTTGATCCTCCCACAGCATTTTCTGAGCAGGCACATATCAAGAGCCTAGATCAATACAAGGAACTCTACGAAAAAGCAAAAAATGACCCTGAGGCGTTTTGGGGTGAACTGGCAGAGCAGGAACTGGAATGGTTCGAGCCATGGGACAAAGTATTGGATTGGCAACCGCCCTTCGCGAAATGGTTTGTCGGCGGTAAGCTCAACATTTCCCACAATTGTCTCGATCGCCATCTCAAGACTTGGCGCAAAAATAAAGCAGCTCTGATTTGGGAAGGGGAACCGGGTGATTCTCGGACTTTGACCTATGCCCAACTTCATCGTGAAGTTTGTCAGTTCGCCAATGCCATGAAAAAACTAGGCGTTCAAAAGGGAGATCGCATCGGTATTTATATGCCCATGATTCCTGAAGCGGTTGTGGCATTATTGGCCTGTGCTCGGATTGGTGCGCCCCATACTGTAATCTTTGGTGGATTTAGCGCCGAAGCATTACGCAGTCGCCTCGAAGATGCTGAAGCCAAACTTGTAATTACCGCTGATGGTGGATTCCGCAAAGATAAAGTGGTTTCCCTCAAGCCTCAAGTGGATGCGGCAATTTCTGGCGATCATGCACCCAGTGTTGAAAATGTTCTCGTGGTTCAACGCACCAAAGAAGACGTAGAAATGGTGGATGGCCGTGACCATTGGTGGCATGAGATGCAAAAAGAAGTGTCTGCCGATTGCCCCGCTGAACCGATGGATGCAGAAGATATGCTCTTCATCCTCTACACCAGCGGCACAACGGGTAAACCCAAGGGTGTTGTCCATACCACTGGCGGCTATAACCTCTACACCCACATGACCAGCCAATGGATTTTTGATCTCAAGGATGACGATGTGTATTGGTGTGGTGCTGATGTGGGCTGGATTACTGGACACAGCTACATCACCTATGGCCCCCTCTCTAACGGTGCGACGGCGGTGATGTACGAAGGTGCGCCCCGTGCTTCTAATCCTGGTTGTTTTTGGGAAGTGATCGAGAAATATGGCGTCACCATTTTCTACACAGCGCCCACTGCAATCCGTGCTTTCATCAAAATGGGCGAAGATATTCCGAACAAGTACGACATGAGTTCGTTGCGTCTGCTCGGCACTGTTGGTGAACCCATTAACCCTGAAGCTTGGATCTGGTATAACCGCGTCATTGGTGGTGAAAAATGTCCCATTGTGGATACCTGGTGGCAAACGGAAACTGGCGGCGTAATGCTCACTCCTCTTCCCGGTGCAACCCCTACTAAGCCAGGTTCTGCAACCTTACCTTTCCCCGGTATTGTGGCAGACGTGGTTGATCTCGATGGCAATCCCGTTGGCGCTAATGAAGGTGGTTATTTGGTAGTGAAACAACCTTGGCCTGGTATGATGCGCACGGTTTATGGCAATCCCGAACGGTTCCGCACTACTTATTGGGAACATATTGCGCCCAAGGATGGCAACTATCTCTATTTTGCGGGGGATGGTGCACGCTGTGATGAAGATGGTTACTTCTGGGTGATGGGTCGTGTGGATGATGTCATGAATGTGTCTGGTCACCGTCTCGGCACCATGGAAGTAGAATCTGCATTGGTTTCTCACCCTGCTGTGGCAGAAGCGGCGGTTGTCGGTAAGCCTGATCCCATTAAAGGCCAAGAGGTATTTGCCTTTGTCACCCTCGAAGGAACCCAAACCGCTAGCGATGAGCTAGAGAAGGAACTAAAAGCTCACGTTGTGAAAGAAATTGGGGTGATCGCCCGACCCGGAGAAATCCGCTTTACCGATGTGATGCCAAAGACTCGTTCTGGAAAGATTATGCGTCGTTTATTGCGTAACCTAGCTGCTGGCGAAGAAATTGCTGGTGACACTTCAACTCTCGAAGATCGTACAGTTCTCGAAAAACTACGCGGTTAA
- a CDS encoding Uma2 family endonuclease, with protein sequence MQWQDICDDKLLQDLPYKIELNQWGQIVMSPAKIKHGFYQNRIGSLLEQLTTEGEAMIECAIQTADNVKVADVAWASDARADIILDEVFASVAPEICVEVLSASNTPKEMEFKKTLYFDAGAQEVWICDRHGNLTFFNQEQQLKTSNFVPDFPLQIKRRNQK encoded by the coding sequence ATGCAATGGCAAGACATTTGTGATGACAAATTACTACAGGACTTACCTTACAAAATCGAGCTGAATCAATGGGGTCAGATTGTGATGAGTCCAGCCAAAATTAAGCATGGTTTTTACCAAAATCGAATTGGTTCTTTATTGGAGCAACTGACGACTGAAGGTGAGGCAATGATTGAATGTGCAATCCAGACTGCTGACAATGTGAAAGTTGCGGATGTGGCGTGGGCTTCTGATGCAAGGGCAGATATCATTTTAGACGAAGTTTTTGCTTCGGTTGCGCCTGAAATTTGTGTTGAGGTACTGTCGGCTAGCAATACACCCAAGGAAATGGAGTTCAAGAAAACACTTTATTTTGATGCTGGGGCGCAGGAAGTCTGGATTTGCGATCGCCACGGCAATCTAACTTTTTTCAATCAAGAACAACAGCTAAAAACTTCTAATTTTGTCCCTGACTTCCCCCTACAGATTAAACGCAGAAACCAGAAATAA
- a CDS encoding Uma2 family endonuclease translates to MGGDRLHKTPNRIDGITIEVSNAMQLVTHKFSVEDYHRMGETGILPPDKNFELIRGEILEMSPVGFKHAYTVRQITALCYEKFSAVISVQDPILLLNESEPEPDITILSGSPQQYAECLPTATDVQLLIEVSDSTLRYDQTVKLPLYAENRIPEVWIANIQDQQLEVYREPDGSTYSQMLVLKDSESIAPLAFPEIQIMVKDILG, encoded by the coding sequence ATGGGTGGCGATCGCCTTCATAAAACCCCGAATAGAATAGATGGCATAACGATTGAGGTCAGCAACGCGATGCAACTCGTTACTCACAAATTTTCCGTGGAAGACTATCACCGCATGGGCGAGACTGGCATCTTGCCTCCCGATAAAAATTTTGAATTAATCCGTGGAGAAATCCTTGAGATGTCCCCTGTTGGTTTTAAGCACGCTTACACAGTTCGACAAATTACTGCACTCTGTTATGAAAAATTTTCAGCTGTGATTAGTGTTCAAGACCCCATCCTCTTACTAAATGAGAGTGAACCAGAGCCAGATATTACGATTCTTTCAGGCTCTCCCCAGCAATATGCAGAATGTTTGCCGACTGCCACTGATGTTCAGTTACTCATTGAAGTTTCAGATAGCACCCTGCGATATGACCAAACAGTAAAACTCCCTCTATACGCGGAGAACCGAATTCCGGAAGTATGGATTGCTAATATCCAAGATCAGCAGTTGGAAGTTTATCGGGAACCTGATGGATCAACTTATTCTCAAATGCTAGTGCTGAAAGATTCAGAAAGTATTGCGCCGTTAGCTTTCCCAGAGATTCAGATTATGGTGAAAGATATTTTGGGGTAA
- a CDS encoding GUN4 domain-containing protein yields the protein MSYPYLLENPNWVFNQPSDKEIIESLPSLQDVDYQPLKLLLQNKKWEEADKENQKVLGRLLFPGSSGFYFLQAKEIKKMPCTDLLTIDRLWMTFSDHRFGYSIQRDIVEKDNQLISPKEIRQTCVNKCPIERPRTINSEKCTFDCETQRIQAEFERIPEEMGRGKSQVNVPFPMGYYPSPPDLLSDHPANIYRALAERANRCQI from the coding sequence TTGTCCTATCCATATCTATTGGAAAATCCAAATTGGGTATTCAATCAACCTTCTGACAAAGAAATCATTGAGTCTTTACCTTCTCTGCAAGATGTTGACTATCAACCTCTCAAACTATTATTACAAAATAAAAAATGGGAAGAGGCTGATAAAGAGAACCAAAAAGTTTTAGGAAGATTATTATTCCCAGGTAGTTCTGGCTTTTATTTTTTACAAGCCAAAGAAATCAAAAAAATGCCCTGCACTGACTTGCTAACCATCGATCGACTTTGGATGACATTTAGCGATCACCGTTTTGGCTATAGCATCCAAAGGGATATTGTCGAAAAAGACAATCAGTTAATCAGTCCAAAAGAAATCAGACAAACCTGCGTCAATAAATGCCCGATAGAAAGACCCCGGACAATCAATAGCGAAAAATGTACATTCGATTGCGAAACTCAACGCATCCAAGCGGAATTTGAGAGAATTCCAGAGGAGATGGGGAGAGGAAAATCACAGGTTAATGTGCCATTTCCAATGGGCTATTATCCTTCACCACCTGATCTGCTCTCTGATCATCCAGCGAATATCTATCGAGCACTAGCCGAACGGGCTAACCGTTGCCAAATCTAA